The uncultured Fibrobacter sp. genome includes the window GACTTCCCACACGTCCGAAAGGAAGTGCATTTCCACCGAGATAGCGCCACGACCTTCACAGGCCTCGCAGCGGCCGCGGGCTAAGTTGTAACTGAAGCGCCCATAGTCGAAGCCTTTCAACTTGGCTTGCGGCAGTTTGGCGAACAGCTTGCGGATGTCGTCAAACACGCCCGTGAAACTCGCGGGCGTGCTGCGAGGAGTTCCCGAAATCGGACTTTGGTCAACCAAAAGAACTTCGCCGTTCTGTTTCTTGCGTCCGCGAGCCTGGAATTTCTTTTTGAGGCGCGGGTAAATTTCGTCCATGACCATGGAGCTCTTACCCGAGCCGGAAACGCCGCAGACTACACTGATGGCGCCCTTCGGGAACTTTACAGACAAATTCTTAAGGTTATTATGATTCAGCTTTTCAAATTCGTAGAATTCTGTGGAATCGGTGATGGGCTTTGCCGCAATCTCATTCGCCATCGGGATAGTATGCGTCAGGTACTTGACCGTTTCGCTGCGCGGGAACTGTTGCAAGGCGTATGGCTTGGAGAGCTGTTCGGGAGAACCTTCGGCGACGACTTCACCGCCGAACTCACCCGCCGCGGGGCCCATATCGATAATATGGTCCGCCGCCTGCATCATTTTCATGTCATGTTCCACGACCACGAGCGTATTGCCGAGGTCGCGCAGACGGTAAAGCGTATTGAGCAACATGGCGGTATCGCTTTCGTGGAGTCCCACCGTGGGTTCATCAAGCACGTAGAGTACACCTTCAAGGCCGCTACCGATCTGGCTTGCCAGGCGAATACGCTGGGATTCACCGCCGCTGAGCGTGTCGCCCGCGCGGTCGAGGCCGATATAGCCGAGGCCTACCCCCTTGAGGAAGTTCAGGCGTCCTACAATCTCGCGGAGCAAAGGTTCGGCGACCGTCATCTTGCCGTCGGGATTTTTGTCTTTCCCGAAATTGTCTCGCTTAAAGTTTTCGTTGCTGAACCATTCGAGCGCCTGGGCGATGCTCATGTGGTTCACATCCATGATATTCTTGTCGCCGATACGAACCGCCAGATATTCCGGTTTCAAGCGTTCACCATGGCAATCGGGGCAAACTTCGCCATCTTTAAAATGACCGAGGCCAAGGCAAGTTTCGCAAGCGCCCCAGTGCGTGTTAAAGCTGAAGTGTTTCGGATTGAGCGCCGAATCCATGTACCAGCCGCATTCCGGGCAGCCCGGCTTTTCGGAGCAGGCCAAACGATTTCCGCTTTCGTCTTCCACATACAAGATTCCGTTACCGTCGCGGTAGCCGCGTTCAAACGCTTCTACCAAGCGGGCGCGATTGTCTTCTTTCACCACAACCGTATCGACCACAGCGAACAGCTGCTTTTCGCGGGTCGGAATTTTCGGCAGCGGGAGTTCCACGAGCTTGTCGCCGAGGTAAACCTTGCGATAGCCTTTTTCCGTGAGAATCTTGGAAAGCTTCAGCACGTCCTTGATTTCGAACGGGGCAAGCACCGTGACCATTTTATTCAAGTCGCGGTCGAAAGCGTATTGCATCAGGTCGCCCGCGCTGTACGAAGACACAGGCTTCCCGCATTTCAGGCAATGCGGGGTCCCGACCCTCGCCCAGAAAATGCGGAAGTAGTCATAAATTTCGGTGAGGGTCGCGACCGTACTGCGCGGACTCTTGCTCGCACTCTTCTGGTCAATGGCGATGGCCGGAGCGAGGCCCGAAATGGAATCGATGCTTCCGTGATCGGGGCGTCCGAGGAATCGGCGGGCGTACGTACTTAACGTTTCGACAAAACGGCGCTGGCCTTCGCTAAAGAGTGTATGGAAAGCGAGGCTCGATTTTCCGGAGCCCGAAACGCCTGTCACCACCGTGAGCTTGTGCCGCGGAATCGTGACATCGATGTTCTTGAGGTTATGCTTACGAGCACCATGCACCTCAATGTCGAGCGACAAGTCTTCGCCGCCCTTGAGCGTACGGTCAAAATGATGGTTTTCGCCATGCTTTTTCGCTAACACCGGCGCAAGGTACTTACCCGTCTCGGACTTCTTGCATTTGGCAATCTGCTCCGGCGTTCCCGTCGCAATGATTTTACCGCCGTGGATACCCGCATTCGGGCCCAAGTCGATAATCCAGTCGGCACACTTGATCACATCCAGATTGTGTTCGATAATCACGACGCTATTGCCGAGGCTACGCAAGCGATTCAGGCAATCCATAAGCTTGCGGATGTCTTCAAAATGCAAGCCCGTCGTTGGTTCGTCAAGCAGATAAAGCGTCTTGCCTGTTCCTGGGCGGCGCAGTTCCGACGCAATCTTGATACGCTGCGCTTCACCGCCGCTAAGCGTCGTTGAAGGCTGGCCCAAAGTCAAATAGCCAAGCCCCACTTCCACCAGCAGGTTCAGTGGTTGCGCAATCTTCGGAATGTCCTTGAAGAACTCCGCCGCATCGGCGATGCTCAAGTCGAGAATTTCAGAAACGTTCTTGCCCTTATAATAGACTTCGCGCGTAGCATCGTTAAAGCGCTTGCCGCCGCACACATCGCAAGTCACCTGCACACTCGGAAGAATATGCATATCGACGATTTTCACGCCCGCGCCTTCGCAGGCATCGCAGCGGCCACCCTTCACGTTAAAGCTGAAACGGCTCTTGCTGTAACCGCGAATCTTGCTTTCTTCCATGCTCGCGAAAAGGTCGCGCACATCGTCCCAAATCTTGGTGTAAGTCGCAGGATTGCTTCGCGGTGTGCGGCCAATCGGCGTCTGATCGATTTCAATCACCTTGTCGATATTCTCGAGACCTTCAAGGTGGTCGAATTTTCCGACAGGTTCTTCGGCATTATAGAATACTCGGGCCAATTCGCGACGAAGAATCTGATTGATGAGCGTACTCTTGCCGGAGCCCGAAACGCCCGTCACTACCGTCAGCGCACCATCAAGCGGAATTTCGACATCGATATTCTTGAGGTTGTTTTCGGCGGCACCGCAAATCTTTAATTTCGGAGTATCCTTATCAATCTTCTTGCGGGTCGCAGGAATTTCAATTGCCTTGCGTCCGCTCAAATAAGCGCCCGTCAGCGAAGCCTTATTCTTCTCGAGTTCCTCGACAGTTCCTGCCGCAATCACGCGACCGCCTTCCACGCCGGCACCCGGCCCCACGTCAATCACGCAGTCCGCATGGCGCATGGTATCTTCGTCGTGTTCCACGATAATCAGGGAGTTGCCCTGCGCACGCAAATGTTCCAGCATCCCGAGCAGTTTATCGTTATCGCGGGGGTGGAGCCCGATGCTCGGCTCGTCAAGTACGTAAAGTACGCCCTGCAGGCCGGCACCCACAGCGCTTGCAAGCCTAATTCGCTGCGCCTCACCGCCCGAAAGCGTGGACGCCTTGCGGTTGATAGTCAGGTACCCCAGCCCCACTGCATTCAAGAAACTCAAACGCCCACGAATCTCTTTCAGGATTTCCTTGCCGATTCGCTTTTCCTTTTCGGACAAGTCAACCTTATTGAAAAAATCCACCGACTTTTCAACGGACCATTCCGTCATCTCGGTCAGATTCACACCATGGAAAGTGACCGCATTCGCCGTGCGGTTGATTCGCGTGCCGTGACATTCAGGGCAAACGCCAATCTGCATATACTTGCGGAAGTGGAAAATGTGCCACATGTCCCACAATTCCTGCATAATCGGGATGATACCGCGTTCCGATTCGCTAGGCGTGCCGTACAACACCGCATCCTGTTGCGCTTTCTTGAGTTTGTTCCACGGCGTATCGAGCGAAAAATGCATCTCGTTAGCGATGTTACGCAAGTTGCGGCGGCCGAAGTCGCTGAAAATCAGCGTACCGTCATCCTTCTTAATGGTCGCGATGCAGCCATCCTTGATGGACTTCGTCTTGTCCGGGATAATCAAATCCAGATCAAACTTGTAGCTTTCGCCCATGCCCTTACAAGCGGGGCAGCGACCCTTCGGGTCGTTAAAGCTGAAGAAACGCGGTTCTAATTCTGGAATAGAAATGCCGCACTTGGGACAAGCGAGCAACGTCCCCTGCAGGCGATATTCTTCCTTCGCACCAGTCTGCGACGCCTCCCCCGCACCTGCGGAACCGCCCGCCGACAATAAAAAGCTCACCAGTTTTCCGTCGGTCAGCTTCAGCGCACCTTCCAGAGCCTCGCGCAGACGGCTCATATTCTTGCGTTCAAGCGTCAGGCGGTCAATCACAGCTTCAATCGTATGCTTCTCGTAACGCACGAGCGCGGGAACATCTTCCAGGCGGTAAATCGTCCCGTCTACACGGGCACGCACAAATCCGTTTTCCTTGAGTTCGGCGAGTTCCTTGCGGTATTCACCCTTGCGTTCCTGCACAATCGGCGCCATCACCGTAATCTGCTTCCCCTCGTCGCTCACATACAAATTATCGACAATCTGGTCCACCGTCTGCGCCTGGATCACGCGCCCACAATCGGGGCAATGCGGCACGCCCAAGCGCGCAAAAAGCAAGCGGTAATGGTCCAAAATTTCTACCACCGTACCCACTGTGGAACGCGGGTTACGGTTCACCGTTTTCTGATCGATCGAAATCGTCGGCGAGATACCGCGTACGCTCTCCACCTCGGGGTGTTTCATACGGCCGATGAACTGGCGCGCATACGCCGAAAGCGACTCCACAAAGCGGCGCTGGCCTTCCTGGAACACCGTATCGAACGCAAGGCTCGACTTGCCCGAACCGGAAACACCGGTCACCACCACGATAGAATCGCGGGGAATGGAAAGGTTCACATGGCGAAGGTTATGCTCGTGCGCATCGCGGATTTCGATAGATTTGGTCATGCCCCCAATATAGAAAAAGACGGCAAAGCCGTCTAATTTTTAGTGAACATTTGTGTAGAAAACATTAAATCTTGAACTGCAGGATTTCATCAGCAGTCATAATTGCGGGCATCATCTTTACATTTCGAGTTGGCTACGAAGAACAACGACGTCTTCCAAAGAAAGCCCCGTGGCCGCGACAATTTTCTCGTCAGAATCACCGAGTTTTATCAGATTTTTCGCAATTTCACGAGTACGATCTTCAATCTTCGCATTGATATCTTCCGCGAATTCCTTGAAGATGCCGCGCCTCATGGCGTTATGATCCCAGATTTTGTGATACATATCCCGATAAACCTCGAACTCTCTCTTGGAAAACTTAGACACTTTTGCGCTTTCTGTCAAGTCCTTGAATTTTTCTTCGTTCAACTCCGCAGGAAGTTCCTTGAGACGATTCAAATAGCGAAAGAAAAACAGCCACTTGCTCAGGTCGCTAGACGTCTTTTCAATAAAGAAAGGAACCTTTGAAAGTTCAATAGCGGTAAAGTTGTAGGTGTCTACAAGCTGTTCCCCGCTTTCCAAATCAATTACCGTCCCCCGATGGACAGCACGTTCATCGGGGAAAACCGAGAAACGCGTCAGCGCAATCACGTAAGTCGGCTGAATATCGTAATCCCAATCCTGACCGGGTTCGGCCTGATTTGCCACCATCTCGCTCGCATAGAACGCAAGACGCTTCATGAAGTTATCCACTTCGCGAATCTGCACTTCAATTTCAATCAAATCACCCGCATCGTCCTTACAATGCAAATCAAAAATCGCCGTACGAGACGCCTTACTTCCACTCAGGTTTTTCGCCACATTACGGGTCCATACGTTTTTGATGGGCAACTTGAGTTGCGGTTCAAGTAAGTCATTCAGCAAATTTATGAGATTTTGCCGACTGGTAGGCTTGTCTGGGTCAAAGGCCTTCTTGAACGCCAAATCAACAAGCAGATTTGCGTACGGGCTCATTTCGCCCGGTTTCACGATACAGTCCTTAAAGGACTTACTTTCTTTCATTTTTCACTCCTTCCGCCTACAAGCATAAAAAGGCGGAGCTTAACGGTCAATAGCTCAAAATAGGTAAATACACATTTGAGCACTAGCAAATATAAATCAAGAAGAAATGATTGTCAAGAGGTTAGGGCAAATTATTTTCATAAAATTTTGCAAGTGGCACTTGCAAAATTGGTTCACTTCTAAATTACACTACGTACAACGTCTTTTGGAAATCGGTGAAGAAAACTTACCGTTCCACTATCTGCTGTATTTTGGCATCGTAGCGGTATTTGACGATCTGCCCCGTGATTATCATTTCAACAGCTCGTTCTATAACTGGGAGCGGGACAACAAACCATTCCTTCGGGACATGGCGACGACCTTTTTCATCAAACACATCCACATTCAAACAGCAGGTTCCAAAGAAATTATGAATCAACTGTTCAAATTTTTGAGGATTCATGTTGAAGCATTTCCAACTCGTAACATGCTTAACGGGGGCCATCAAATATGTTGGCTCCATTTCAGCATTCTTAATGCGCTCCTGAACAGATGTCGTGCAGAATCCAATTTTATACAAATTTTCGATGCTAGAAATATTCGGGTCACGACTCAGTGATTTACAGACATAAATAAAACCACAAGCCTGGTCATTCTCGTTTATTCCACCAAGCATGTTTTCGACTTCATTGGCTACATCTTCGCTGCTTTCCGTTACCGTTTTTCCATTCAAGTAGAGCAGTTTTTCAACTGATCGTTTGAGAAGTGCCGCTTCAGTTCCATTTTCAAAAATACAGCGGGTTCGTCCATTCTTGTAAATATGTTTGCCCTCAGGCGTCACACCGTCATATTGCGAAATTTCAATACTTTCGACAAAGAACAACAAACCGTTATAAACGTAATATCCGCCTGCTTTCAAATCAGAAAGTTTAGAGCCGATAAGTTTTCTTTTGCCCGCCTTCAAATCCTGCTGAACACGTATAAAATTAGATTCGTATTTTGCAAAATCCTTGCACGGCGTTCTTTGAGCAACAAAATCAGCCTCATCTCGGCCAATCGCTTTCTTTACCGCAGGGCGCAAAGCAAATATAGACGAATCTCCCCCTAGCAGCCCTAAGTCATCACCAGCCAGAATATCATCAATACTCGCAGGAACAGTTTCTTTATTTAACTCGCCCGAACGTTTTGACACCAAGCCATGAATATCAGCATTATATATGGCTTGATTGTCCTTCACCGCTCCGTTTCTAAATGTCTCTAGACGTTTAGCTAAGCGATACTCACCAATATCACCACTATCCGAAGATGGTTCCTTGCCGTGAGACTCATAGAACGCGTTTATTTCATACAACTCCTGCAAAAGGCGGTCATAATCCGTCGGAGCCGCACTCTTAGGCTTTACATTCAAAAGCCCATCAGGATCATTTGCAAAAATAGAATCTAGAATATCACTGGCCATCTCGTTCTCTCTTCTTCTTCCGCAAATAGATCAGGCATTGAGCCAAACGGCTTTCATTAAAATCCATGGAATCAATGTTCGGTTCTTTTCCGTTCTGCTTGACAAAAGCTTGAACTTTCGGCCATAGAATAAGAGCTTCTTCGTCGGTCATTTCAATACGGGTTGATTCAATCGTCTCACGAATCATTTTCAGCACGGCAGGTGTCACCGACTTGGAAAGAACTTCAAAAGCAGCCTGGAACGGATTTATAGAATCAATAAGGTCTATGTGAAGGTCATCGATATTCACGAACTTATTTGCCATTCGAATAAAGCGACGATCCACACCATCTTCCCCCTTTACCGTTTCGATGGTCGACTTGCGAATTACGGAATCAACAACAACCTGTTCGCGAAGTTCTTCAACTTCTTCATCATTCAAGTCAGGATACTTGGCACGGATGATTTTGGGGATAATGACCTTATTGATTACTTCAGGGTCACACGCCCCCGGCATTGCTGTTTGCATTGTCTTATCCTGCAATATGGTCGCCTTCAAATCATCAAGGTCAGTCTCTACAATCGCCTTAACACGCTTGGAAGTAGGTTCCTTGAAGCCTCTTATCTTGATAGTCCCCGGTTCATCCTCGTCATCGTCAGAAACTTTAGTCTTAAAATCCCATTGCGGCGCAAGAACCTGTTCCATCAAGAGTGAAGCCGTTATCGCCTTGAGCATATTATTTACTGCGACAACAACTTCATCATCCTTCGCTTCGGGCTGCGCGATCAAATTTGTGAATTGTGCGTGAGTCTTGTTTTCACTATCACGGGTACAACGCCCGATAATTTGGATGATTTCGGTTAGAGAACCTCGATAACCTACGGTAAGGGCATGTTCGCAATAAGGCCAATCGAAACCTTCCTTTGCCATACCCAAAGCGATAATCAAGTCCATATCGTCCGGTTTCTCAATTTTTCGCAGATAATCAACAATCTTATTGCGGTTACGCGGTTCATCGTCAACCAAGTCAGCAACCTTCAAGATTTTACCATCTTTTTTGCGGCGAACGTAAATAACACCTGTTGCAGAATCCTGTTTATCAACAGTTCCTATGCTATCCAGGATAAAATCGACCTCGGAACGCTTGTCCTTCGTTGATTCGCCAGAATTCACATTCGGGATATGGAGAATCGTCTTCTTGTCAGTATTGAGAACCTCAGTTATGGCGCTTGTATATTTTCCTTGATAGAAATTGTACCCTATGCCAAGCGATTTCAGATACTTATAACCGTTTAATTGCTCATAATAATTGTAGGTTATCTTGGTAAATTTAGCCTCATCTTCTGCGGTAAGCACAGGCACGGAATCGCCACGGAAATACGAACCCGTCATGGCGACAATATGCACACTAGATTTCGCCATTATTGCTCGGAGCATCTCGCCCAAGCGACTAGATTCATCGGCAGAAACATGATGAAATTCATCTATAGCAAGCAGGCAGTCGTCAAAATCCTTTTCTGGAAAGCCCTCCGTCGCAAAACGTAGCGTCGCATGGGTGCAAATAAGGATTTTTTCGTTACCATTCTTCATAAAATTTTTGAAGGCATCGACTTTTCCTGTGCTAGAATCGCTCCCTGCCGTGCACAAATTATATTCATCAGACGGGGTCCAATCAGCAAAGAATCCGTTTTTACGTAGTTCCGTAGGAGCAAAAGACGATCCGATGGAACGTTCCGGCACAGCAACGATTACCTTCTTAAGCCCCTGATGATACAATTTATCAAGAGCAATAAACATAAGGGCGCGGGATTTACCAGATGCCGGAGGCGACTTAAGCAACAAATATTGCTCTGCACGAGCCGCATAGGCCCTCGCCTGCATTTCACGCATCCCCATAGAATCCGTTCTAGAGGAATTACCTGTCTGAGCATATTCAAAATGAACAATATCTGGCATAATTTAGCCTCCGATTAAACCTTTTTTGTCCGCATACCCGACTTTTTCTGGGCTTCAAAAAATGTTTCCTTGTCCCGTTCTTCCTTAATCATCTGTTCATAAAGTTTGAACAGGAATTCAAGACGTTCCTCGTCACTCGAAAATGGTTTTGCACGATACAATTTTTCAATGGCAAGATCGTTTGCCTCGTGTGCAGCCTTCAAATCTTCGGGCATTGACTCGGGATCGTATAAGTCAGCGAGCGTCTTTCCTGGATGATTCTCTCGAGCAGCTATAATGTCAAAAGCTTTTCGTTTAAGGACATTCTTTTGGTCTTCATTGATGTGAGGGAAAGGGAATGTATTATAAACAAGTTGAACGGAATAACGAATACGTTCTTCCAACGTTCCTCCGACACTTCGCGCCCAAACATTATGCATTTTCGAGTTTATGACACTAAAAATCCAGGATTCAGCATCATAGATTGCGAATGCAGCATTTGAAATAACAACCCCCGAAGAAAAAATATCCGTCGGTATATAAATTCGCTTTTCTGAAGACGTTTCAGGTAGAATAATAGAATCAGCATTTTTATATCGAATTTCACCAAATTTATATGGAGTATCAGCTAATTTTTGCGTAGCTTTTTTGGGGCTTTTTAAACGAAATTCCCTGCATTTTTCAATGCGATTTTTTATTTCAGGATTATCTTTTAAAATTTCATATTGGCCATCTTCAATCCAAAAACAATATCGATTTACCCCATTAATAAACTCTTCCGCTCCAATATATCGTTTTATACATTGACATAATTCTGGATACCTCACAACAAGGTCTTTTTTATCATTTTCCGAAAGAGCCAAAAGACCTTTATTGTCAACAGCCTTTGACCCATAACACATTTGAGGAAAGAAACATGTCAGATTCTTATTCCGTTTTTTGATTATTATATCATCATAATCTAACAGATAGGCATTTTGATTTTTTACCAATTGTTTTCTTGATTCATGATAATGGTATTTGGGCGCATTGCTCTTATTTCTCAATCCAATAACGGTCACAGCAACACCCGCGTTATGTTGTGCATTGTTAGACCATTTGAAAGAATCATAAGAAAAGAAAATTTCTAGACCAAGTGCGAATATGTTCGGCCATAAAATGGCAACTTGTTCCCCCTGACATATTGAATTTGTGCTAACAAAAGCGAATTTGGCATTATTCTTTGAGCGAATATAATTCGTTCCTTTATAAAACCAGCAAGTAATATAATCTAAATTTTTAAATCCTTTAACATCGCCTACAGCAATTTCTCTATCTTCTTTCTGTTTTTCATCAAGTAAGTTTCCTCCCAAATATGGAGGATTTCCCAGCACAAAGATTTCATCGCCTTCATTTTTAGGGCAAACATCTTCCCAATCCAATCGGCACGCATTTCCTTTGACAATATGCCCCGCTTCTTTCAAGGGTAGCGTCGGGCAGAGTACACCAGTCTTATTAATGAATTCAACATTCATCTGGTGCTCGGTTAACCATAGAGAGAGTTTTGCCGTTTCACAAGCAAAATCGTCTATTTCAATTCCATAAAAATGATCAAGATGAATTCCTGTAAGGCCTAATTCGCCTAGTTTTAAAAGAATTTCCATCTCCAGCTTACGCAATTCTTTGTAAGCAATAATCAAAAAATTTCCCGAACCGCAAGCAGGGTCGAAAACGCGAATACCACGTATACGCATCAGCAATTTTTTCAGTCTCGAAACATTAGATCCCGCAATTTCAAATTCTTCCCGCAACTCATTCAAGAACAACGGCTCTATCACCTTCATGATATTGGGAACGCTGGTATAATGCTGCCCCAAGTTACTCCGCTGCTCCTCGTCGATAACCGTTTGGAACATAGAGCCAAAGATATCTGGATTGATATCCTTCCAATCCAATTCACCACATTCAATAATTTTGTTGCGGCTATGGGCAGAAAACTTCGGAATCTCAATGCGTGTGCGGAAAAGGCCGCCATTCACATAAGGGAACTTTTCCAAATAATCAGGCAAACCATTTCGTTTGTCAGCCGGAGTATCAAGCACAACAAAGAGACGACTCAGAAACTCATCTAAGTCCGAACCATCGTCGTGGGTTGATTTCGAAAGAGTATTTACAAACAGATTGTCCGTAAAAATTCCTGTATCTTCGGCGAAAAAACAGAAAAGTAACCTGGAGAGGAACAAGTTCAAATCGTGGGGAGTAATTGATGTATTCTCGTTATCTTTCCTGATTTCATCAAAAAGTTTCGCCATCTTGCGGGCTGCACGAACATCGGCAGGGTTTTCATCGATGTATTCCGCCTTTTCGATGCCAGCCCACGGTAGGAAGAACGCATAATGTTTGGGTAAATCCTTGTAAGGCGTTTCCAATGTATCGCCATTCTTTGTATCAACACAAAGCAGTAAATCGCCATCGGTAAGTATGACGAACCTTTCATTATACTTGATTGCTTTCGCCGTAGCAAGAGCAACCCCGATATTCAACTCACCCTTAAAGAACGACTTATAAAGAAGTTTATCCTTCCAATTAATCTCACCGGGCCGTGTCGCACGGTTCAGCGTTCCATTCTGGAGTCTTGAAACCGATGCCTTGGGGAGACCGTACGCAAGAATCAAATCGTAGATAAAAGATTCGTCAACGCCCTCAGGATAACGTTCGACAAGGGCAGCAACCTGGGATTCAATCTCTGATACATTCGGCATAAACAAGGCTCCTGTTTACGCCTCTTGCCCTGACGTTCAATCCACGCTTTTAATGCAATAGAAAAAGGCGTGAGTCAATACGTTTACCACGACTGCGGCCCTAGACTAAGCCTTAACCCGATAAACGCACGACCCACGCCCCATAAAGGGCACAATGCACCAAAGACCCAGACTGAATCTGGGCATGGACATAGCGATGCACTAGCTTGCACCAATGCATGCGTGAGCGTTCGCCTTGTTCTCGGGTTTGAAATTGTCTAGGTTTCAGTCGTGAGAACAAGAGACAAAACTCTTTATACTGATAATATAAGTAAATATGCGAGAATTAGATTGCCACAGTCCTTAAAAGGACCTTGCAATGACGTGCGAGGCGAGAGCAGCAGAATCGCATGCGAGTTCTATTGTCGAGCCGATGCAGTCATGCGTTCTGCGCAATGGCAAAACAAGGCGTGACAAATTGGGGGGGTGGACTGGGTAAGCCGGGCGTTACGGGTGTGGCGTATGAACACCCGTTAGAAGGGGTGGCGGATGGTTCGGCAGGCTCACCAACCTTTTCCGTCACTTTTCGCCTGACGAAACAGAAGTCAGGGGGAGGCCTCCCCCATCAAACAAGAACTCTTTCCGTACAGTTCATAGGCTTGCGCAATAACGCTCCATAAATTTATATTCCATACAGAGCCATAATTTATCGGAGGCAGGATGAGCAATATGACAAACATTGCAGATACAAAAAGAGGAATGCCTTGCGACATTCCCCTATTGAAACTAGAGATCCTTCGACGGAGTTTACCCTGAGCCAGTAGAAGGGCCTGGATGACACGTTCGCGTCACTTTTTACCGTCTGCTATTACACAATCAGTGCAAGCTTCGGGAAGACGCCGATCACAATCAGGGCGATTGCAGCGAGCGTCACGGCAAAGCGGAGCAAGTAGGCATACACCGTATTCTTGCAGCAGCACTTGCATGCACATTCAGCCTTCAAGGGCATGAAGAGCACAAAGGCGATGCGCAGGTAGAATACCGCAGCAATGAGCGAAAGGCCAAATGCGATTCCCGCGATCATACCAAGTCCACCCGCAAGGGCGTCGGTAAAGAGCGTGAACTTTGCAAGGAATCCCGCTACAGGCGGCATACCGGCGAGGCTTGCCAAGCAGACCGTCGTCGCCACAGCCACGTAGGGGCGCTTGCGACCGCGACCCTGGATGTCTTCGAGGGTTTCGTTCTTGTCATCTTTACCGGCAAGGTAGGCAATACCCGTAAGGGCGCCCGCACTTGCAATCGCGTAGGTCACCAGGAAATAATACATGGCACCCATCTGCACCGTGCCCTCGGTCGCATAGTCCGGGAGCAACAGGCCGATCACGATAAAGCCTGCATTCATCACGGCAGAGTAAGCCATAATGCGGCGAATCGACTTCTGGGCGAGACCGCCAAAAGCGCCGATTGCCATCGAAAGAACCGACACCACAATAATCACGTAGAACAGGCTCTTGTTTTCGGAATGAATCGTCACCTGTTCGGCCAGGTTCCAAGCCGGAGCGGAACCGATGCGGGTAACCAGGGAGCCAAGCCAAAGAGTTCCGAGAGCAGCCAAGGCCCCCACCTTCACGACTGCAGCCATAAAGCCCGTCACCGCCACAGAGGCACCCGTGTAGACGTCGGCCACCCAGAAGTGCACCGGAGCGGCACCCGCCTTAAACAGGAGAGCGAACAGGGCAAGGAGAACGCCAATGCCGTAAACCAGTCCACGGCCGGCAATCACAGCGGCAAAGATACTGGTCGAACCCGTTGCACCATAAATCAGGGCGACACCGTAAAGGAAGATGGCACTGAAAATAGAACCCGACACAAAGTACTTGAAAGCACCTTCGCCCGCGTTCACATCCTTACGGCGAAGGCCCACCAAGGCGTAAATCGGGAAACTGGCAAGTTCCATGCCCAGGTAAAG containing:
- a CDS encoding GIY-YIG nuclease family protein; this translates as MASDILDSIFANDPDGLLNVKPKSAAPTDYDRLLQELYEINAFYESHGKEPSSDSGDIGEYRLAKRLETFRNGAVKDNQAIYNADIHGLVSKRSGELNKETVPASIDDILAGDDLGLLGGDSSIFALRPAVKKAIGRDEADFVAQRTPCKDFAKYESNFIRVQQDLKAGKRKLIGSKLSDLKAGGYYVYNGLLFFVESIEISQYDGVTPEGKHIYKNGRTRCIFENGTEAALLKRSVEKLLYLNGKTVTESSEDVANEVENMLGGINENDQACGFIYVCKSLSRDPNISSIENLYKIGFCTTSVQERIKNAEMEPTYLMAPVKHVTSWKCFNMNPQKFEQLIHNFFGTCCLNVDVFDEKGRRHVPKEWFVVPLPVIERAVEMIITGQIVKYRYDAKIQQIVER
- a CDS encoding DEAD/DEAH box helicase → MPDIVHFEYAQTGNSSRTDSMGMREMQARAYAARAEQYLLLKSPPASGKSRALMFIALDKLYHQGLKKVIVAVPERSIGSSFAPTELRKNGFFADWTPSDEYNLCTAGSDSSTGKVDAFKNFMKNGNEKILICTHATLRFATEGFPEKDFDDCLLAIDEFHHVSADESSRLGEMLRAIMAKSSVHIVAMTGSYFRGDSVPVLTAEDEAKFTKITYNYYEQLNGYKYLKSLGIGYNFYQGKYTSAITEVLNTDKKTILHIPNVNSGESTKDKRSEVDFILDSIGTVDKQDSATGVIYVRRKKDGKILKVADLVDDEPRNRNKIVDYLRKIEKPDDMDLIIALGMAKEGFDWPYCEHALTVGYRGSLTEIIQIIGRCTRDSENKTHAQFTNLIAQPEAKDDEVVVAVNNMLKAITASLLMEQVLAPQWDFKTKVSDDDEDEPGTIKIRGFKEPTSKRVKAIVETDLDDLKATILQDKTMQTAMPGACDPEVINKVIIPKIIRAKYPDLNDEEVEELREQVVVDSVIRKSTIETVKGEDGVDRRFIRMANKFVNIDDLHIDLIDSINPFQAAFEVLSKSVTPAVLKMIRETIESTRIEMTDEEALILWPKVQAFVKQNGKEPNIDSMDFNESRLAQCLIYLRKKKRERDGQ
- a CDS encoding DNA methyltransferase — its product is MPNVSEIESQVAALVERYPEGVDESFIYDLILAYGLPKASVSRLQNGTLNRATRPGEINWKDKLLYKSFFKGELNIGVALATAKAIKYNERFVILTDGDLLLCVDTKNGDTLETPYKDLPKHYAFFLPWAGIEKAEYIDENPADVRAARKMAKLFDEIRKDNENTSITPHDLNLFLSRLLFCFFAEDTGIFTDNLFVNTLSKSTHDDGSDLDEFLSRLFVVLDTPADKRNGLPDYLEKFPYVNGGLFRTRIEIPKFSAHSRNKIIECGELDWKDINPDIFGSMFQTVIDEEQRSNLGQHYTSVPNIMKVIEPLFLNELREEFEIAGSNVSRLKKLLMRIRGIRVFDPACGSGNFLIIAYKELRKLEMEILLKLGELGLTGIHLDHFYGIEIDDFACETAKLSLWLTEHQMNVEFINKTGVLCPTLPLKEAGHIVKGNACRLDWEDVCPKNEGDEIFVLGNPPYLGGNLLDEKQKEDREIAVGDVKGFKNLDYITCWFYKGTNYIRSKNNAKFAFVSTNSICQGEQVAILWPNIFALGLEIFFSYDSFKWSNNAQHNAGVAVTVIGLRNKSNAPKYHYHESRKQLVKNQNAYLLDYDDIIIKKRNKNLTCFFPQMCYGSKAVDNKGLLALSENDKKDLVVRYPELCQCIKRYIGAEEFINGVNRYCFWIEDGQYEILKDNPEIKNRIEKCREFRLKSPKKATQKLADTPYKFGEIRYKNADSIILPETSSEKRIYIPTDIFSSGVVISNAAFAIYDAESWIFSVINSKMHNVWARSVGGTLEERIRYSVQLVYNTFPFPHINEDQKNVLKRKAFDIIAARENHPGKTLADLYDPESMPEDLKAAHEANDLAIEKLYRAKPFSSDEERLEFLFKLYEQMIKEERDKETFFEAQKKSGMRTKKV